The Musa acuminata AAA Group cultivar baxijiao chromosome BXJ1-3, Cavendish_Baxijiao_AAA, whole genome shotgun sequence genome window below encodes:
- the LOC135582911 gene encoding transcription factor bHLH49-like isoform X1 — protein sequence MDMHGKDGCNSLKNEDNLDYNYSGNSSDWQQCNPSIGCLDSGNPSAAVSQGNQIGSTPCSSISMADPFSAGLWNLSTESTSLDLCKDKLQGSSNQITGNSMSVGGTLLQTGSGVLHQSLSHFPSDSAFIERAARFSCFGGSDLGGLMNPYSAAQSQSPHSNASRESSGVQIQKNEINMMEAVRGASLSTTDHGSKEKDNSHAAGNSSSTLPAAMKRKRTSEDMALDQAKVASQISGEMGDDNMELEKKAEHNSSTAATSRPGGKQVKDSNESSKEDFIHIRARRGQATNSHSLAERVRREKINERMKLLQDLVPGCSKVTGKAMMLDEIINYVQSLQQQVEFLSMKLAAINPRLDIDIEAVLSKYLLQTCNGPPAAMGSSSGIVRPPPLHPSQQGLAQAGLSGNVNLPDLFRRSINAQMTAPQGYKEAKMQVPNAWDEELHNVMQMAYNGTVNLNTHRVQQ from the exons ATGGATATGCATGGAAAAGATGGGTGTAACTCACTCAAGAATGAGGATAATCTGGACTACAACTACTCTGGGAATTCTTCTGATTGGCAACAATGCAATCCATCCATAGGTTGTTTGGATTCTGGAAATCCTTCGGCCGCTGTTAGCCAAGGAAATCAGATTGGTTCCACCCCATGCTCATCGATTTCCATGGCTGACCCTTTCAGTGCTGGTCTTTGGAACCTGTCCACAGAATCAACAAGCTTGGATTTGTGCAAAGATAAGTTGCAGGGGAGCAGCAATCAAATCACCGGGAATTCGATGTCGGTCGGAGGAACTCTATTACAAACTGGTTCTGGAGTTCTTCACCAAAGTCTATCACATTTCCCATCCGATTCAGCTTTCATCGAGAGGGCTGCAAGGTTTTCATGCTTCGGTGGTAGTGATTTAGGTGGCTTGATGAATCCTTATAGCGCAGCTCAATCACAAAGTCCTCATTCTAATGCTTCAAGAGAGAGCTCCGGAGTTCAGATTCAGAAGAATGAAATCAACATGATGGAAGCTGTCAGGGGTGCCTCATTGTCTACCACTGACCATGGATCAAAGGAAAAGGATAATTCACATGCAGCTGGGAATTCTTCTTCCACACTGCCTGCCGCTATGAAACGGAAAAGAACCAGTGAG GACATGGCATTAGATCAAGCAAAGGTGGCCTCACAGATATCTGGTGAAATGGGTGATGACAATATGGAACTCGAAAAGAAAGCCGAGCACAACAGTTCAACTGCTGCAACTTCCAGGCCCGGAGGGAAGCAGGTCAAAGATAGCAATGAATCGTCGAAGGAAGATTTCATCCACATCAGAGCAAGGCGTGGCCAGGCAACAAACAGCCATAGCCTTGCAGAAAGA GTGAGAAGGGAAAAGATCAACGAGCGAATGAAGCTTCTTCAAGATCTTGTTCCTGGTTGCAGCAAG GTCACGGGAAAGGCAATGATGCTTGACGAGATCATCAACTATGTTCAGTCACTACAACAGCAGGTTGAG TTTCTGTCAATGAAGCTTGCAGCTATTAATCCGAGGCTGGATATCGACATCGAGGCTGTACTTTCGAAATAT CTGCTTCAGACCTGCAACGGCCCCCCAGCTGCCATGGGTTCCTCATCAGGCATTGTTCGTCCTCCTCCATTACATCCATCTCAACAGGGTCTGGCTCAAGCTGGGTTATCAGGCAATGTAAATCTGCCTGATCTATTTAGAAGATCGATAAATGCTCAAATGACTGCACCACAGGGAtacaaagaagcaaaaatgcag GTTCCTAATGCATGGGATGAAGAGCTCCACAATGTTATGCAAATGGCATACAATGGCACTGTCAATCTCAATACTCACAGAGTTCAACAGTAA
- the LOC135582911 gene encoding transcription factor bHLH49-like isoform X2: MDMHGKDGCNSLKNEDNLDYNYSGNSSDWQQCNPSIGCLDSGNPSAAVSQGNQIGSTPCSSISMADPFSAGLWNLSTESTSLDLCKDKLQGSSNQITGNSMSVGGTLLQTGSGVLHQSLSHFPSDSAFIERAARFSCFGGSDLGGLMNPYSAAQSQSPHSNASRESSGVQIQKNEINMMEAVRGASLSTTDHGSKEKDNSHAAGNSSSTLPAAMKRKRTSEDMALDQAKVASQISGEMGDDNMELEKKAEHNSSTAATSRPGGKQVKDSNESSKEDFIHIRARRGQATNSHSLAERVRREKINERMKLLQDLVPGCSKVTGKAMMLDEIINYVQSLQQQVEFLSMKLAAINPRLDIDIEAVLSKYMSDAYYHCIKATHSFG; the protein is encoded by the exons ATGGATATGCATGGAAAAGATGGGTGTAACTCACTCAAGAATGAGGATAATCTGGACTACAACTACTCTGGGAATTCTTCTGATTGGCAACAATGCAATCCATCCATAGGTTGTTTGGATTCTGGAAATCCTTCGGCCGCTGTTAGCCAAGGAAATCAGATTGGTTCCACCCCATGCTCATCGATTTCCATGGCTGACCCTTTCAGTGCTGGTCTTTGGAACCTGTCCACAGAATCAACAAGCTTGGATTTGTGCAAAGATAAGTTGCAGGGGAGCAGCAATCAAATCACCGGGAATTCGATGTCGGTCGGAGGAACTCTATTACAAACTGGTTCTGGAGTTCTTCACCAAAGTCTATCACATTTCCCATCCGATTCAGCTTTCATCGAGAGGGCTGCAAGGTTTTCATGCTTCGGTGGTAGTGATTTAGGTGGCTTGATGAATCCTTATAGCGCAGCTCAATCACAAAGTCCTCATTCTAATGCTTCAAGAGAGAGCTCCGGAGTTCAGATTCAGAAGAATGAAATCAACATGATGGAAGCTGTCAGGGGTGCCTCATTGTCTACCACTGACCATGGATCAAAGGAAAAGGATAATTCACATGCAGCTGGGAATTCTTCTTCCACACTGCCTGCCGCTATGAAACGGAAAAGAACCAGTGAG GACATGGCATTAGATCAAGCAAAGGTGGCCTCACAGATATCTGGTGAAATGGGTGATGACAATATGGAACTCGAAAAGAAAGCCGAGCACAACAGTTCAACTGCTGCAACTTCCAGGCCCGGAGGGAAGCAGGTCAAAGATAGCAATGAATCGTCGAAGGAAGATTTCATCCACATCAGAGCAAGGCGTGGCCAGGCAACAAACAGCCATAGCCTTGCAGAAAGA GTGAGAAGGGAAAAGATCAACGAGCGAATGAAGCTTCTTCAAGATCTTGTTCCTGGTTGCAGCAAG GTCACGGGAAAGGCAATGATGCTTGACGAGATCATCAACTATGTTCAGTCACTACAACAGCAGGTTGAG TTTCTGTCAATGAAGCTTGCAGCTATTAATCCGAGGCTGGATATCGACATCGAGGCTGTACTTTCGAAATAT ATGAGTGATGCTTATTATCATTGCATCAAAGCCACTCATTCATTTGGGTAA
- the LOC135619869 gene encoding putative U-box domain-containing protein 42 isoform X2, with product MSVKDQKVVVVESLLAAISEIMSSVASVEIEHQTFMELGCYLHRISPVIMEFRTIENGSPSALQILQSLSAKVKLANNLVAKCSTGAKSIRDDDLKFITEELEEVIRKLGQDLSTIPLPTFQNKKYAEITVQSLSREMKNVCFHINGTGNCITEERKLENSSVEQLVKRKDADLVPSSDEKNKLHSTWSGYMPRLGDFLEGMDYDAWKYASGSIETLSQIAEYSEPLYDTFFCPITKRIMDDPVTIESGITFERTAIAEWLGRFKDVSETITCPATGIKLQSRVLNSNKALRTIIAEWKRRNEVKRIKVAHNVLLLDKSEAMVLDAIRDLNILSQKRGYNREEMHNLGITKLLTSFLEHKNMMVWTEALKLLRLLVEDEEGKVIVANTNALERTTEMLSSNNASVRHESIAFLLELSETETLLENIGSTAGCILTLTTMKYNESAGSLAVEKAEKILKNLEKYPRNIKSMAEYGYLEPLLDHLVSGTEEVQIEMASYLSELILEHDMKTYVAEKASKVLIKMVTTTHTIITQRAAFGALVQISSHPLNNRMLVNAGIIPILIEEMFTCGIYNTYIDFKEQAATILASIAKSTTDLETIQVDKHGHTITSHYSIYNIAHMLKCSKSDKLNINLINILLYMAKIPRHVARVVSVIKETEVSYTLIEQLNSPVEVLVVAAAKLLTELSFHIGHTIAEGLCKTQGQPEGLIKSYDIDQITKKHAISVNLIAKLPHKNLTLNLSLLHQGTVPEIISRMQGILRGETRTTRYTRCYLEGLVGVLVRFTATLFDQEILQMARGQNLTSVFTELLVRTGGSNEVQRLAAAGLENLSSQSVHLSRPPEVPIPSRRRFLSKSFSSSSQEAKKLQRVQLCLVHKGVCSSSTTFCLLESGAVERLLGCLEQKNPEVVEAALSAISTLLDERVDVGESVRVLGEGDALSFVLGALREHREEGVRQKCFLVIERFLMSGGDSIVGEIADDRMVRAALVTAVHKGSGSTKTMAENILRYLNNIPPLS from the exons ATGTCT GTCAAAGACCAGAAGGTTGTTGTGGTAGAGTCTCTACTAGCAGCTATTTCAGAGATCATGTCATCAGTAGCTTCTGTGGAGATTGAACATCAAACTTTCATGGAATTGGGATGCTATCTCCATCGCATTTCTCCTGTAATTATGGAGTTTCGGACAATCGAAAATGGCTCTCCGAGTGCCTTACAAATTCTACAATCTTTATCTGCTAAAGTCAAGCTTGCAAATAATCTTGTAGCAAAATGCAGCACAGGAGCTAAGTCAATTAgggatgatgatcttaaattcaTCACTGAAGAGCTGGAAGAAGTTATAAGAAAGCTCGGGCAGGATCTTAGCACCATACCGTTGCCTACTTTTCAGAATAAGAAGTATGCTGAAATCACAGttcaatcactttcaagagagatGAAAAATGTTTGTTTCCACATAAATGGAACTGGAAACTGCATTACAGAAGAACGCAAGTTAGAAAATTCATCTGTAGAACAATTGGTGAAGAGAAAAGATGCAGACCTAGTTCCAAGTTCTGATGAGAAGAATAAATTACACAGTACATGGAGTGGGTATATGCCACGTCTGGGAGATTTTCTTGAAGGCATGGATTATGATGCATGGAAATATGCTAGCGGATCGATTGAGACACTATCACAAATAGCAGAATATAGTGAGCCACTATATGATACATTCTTTTGCCCAATAACAAAGAGAATCATGGATGATCCTGTCACAATTGAAAGTGGCATAACATTTGAAAGAACGGCGATAGCCGAGTGGCTTGGGAGGTTTAAAGATGTTTCAGAGACAATCACTTGTCCAGCAACAGGTATTAAACTGCAAAGCAGAGTTTTAAATAGCAATAAAGCATTAAGGACCATAATAGCTGAATGGAAAAGAAGAAATGAAGTGAAGAGAATCAAGGTTGCTCATAATGTTCTATTATTAGACAAATCAGAGGCCATGGTACTGGATGCAATAAGAGACCTAAACATCTTGAGCCAAAAAAGAGGATACAACAGGGAGGAGATGCACAACCTAGGAATTACAAAGCTACTCACAAGCTTTCTAGAACATAAAAACATGATGGTGTGGACTGAAGCTTTGAAACTTCTACGCTTACTTGTGGAGGACGAAGAGGGAAAG GTTATAGTTGCAAATACCAACGCCCTTGAAAGAACAACTGAGATGCTATCAAGCAATAATGCTTCAGTAAGGCATGAATCAATAGCATTCTTATTGGAACTTTCAGAAACTGAAACTTTGCTGGAAAATATTGGATCTACTGCTGGTTGCATCCTGACACTCACTACCATGAAGTATAACGAGTCCGCTGGTTCTTTAGCTGTGGAGAAAGCAGAAAAAATTCTCAAGAACTTGGAGAAGTATCCAAGGAACATCAAATCCATGGCAGAGTATGGATACTTGGAACCCCTTCTGGACCATCTCGTTTCAG GCACAGAAGAGGTGCAGATAGAGATGGCAAGTTACCTCAGTGAACTAATTCTTGAACATGACATGAAAACCTATGTCGCAGAGAAGGCCTCCAAGGTCTTAATAAAGATGGTCACCACCACACATACCATTATTACACAGAGAGCAGCATTCGGAGCTCTTGTCCAGATCTCATCCCACCCCCTGAACAACCGAATGCTTGTAAATGCTGGCATCATCCCTATCCTGATAGAAGAGATGTTCACTTGTGGAATCTACAACACATACATAGACTTCAAGGAACAAGCTGCTACAATCCTTGCAAGTATAGCCAAATCTACAACTGACCTAGAGACGATCCAAGTCGATAAGCATGGCCACACCATTACCTCACATTACTCCATCTACAACATTGCCCACATGCTGAAATGTTCCAAATCAGATAAGCTCAACATCAACCTTATCAATATCTTGCTCTACATGGCCAAAATCCCCAGACATGTTGCCAGAGTGGTGTCAGTGATCAAAGAGACTGAAGTGAGCTACACGCTCATCGAACAGCTAAATTCCCCGGTGGAAGTGCTCGTCGTTGCTGCAGCGAAGTTACTCACAGAACTGTCATTTCACATTGGCCACACAATAGCAGAAGGTCTCTGCAAGACCCAAGGCCAGCCGGAGGGCCTAATCAAGAGCTACGACATCGATCAAATCACAAAGAAGCACGCAATCTCAGTAAATCTAATTGCGAAGCTGCCGCACAAGAATTTGACACTTAATCTGTCTCTGCTCCATCAAGGCACAGTGCCTGAAATTATAAGCAGAATGCAGGGGATCCTGAGAGGTGAAACCAGAACAACGAGGTACACGAGGTGCTACCTCGAGGGTTTAGTGGGCGTGCTTGTGAGGTTTACAGCCACTCTTTTTGACCAGGAGATCCTTCAAATGGCTCGAGGACAGAACTTGACATCAGTGTTCACAGAGTTGCTGGTTAGGACAGGGGGGAGCAATGAAGTGCAGAGGCTAGCAGCAGCGGGACTTGAGAACCTCTCTTCCCAGTCTGTTCATCTCTCAAGGCCACCAGAGGTGCCGATCCCCAGCAGGAGGAGGTTCTTGTCAAAAAGCTTCAGCTCGAGTTCACAGGAGGCAAAGAAATTACAGAGGGTTCAGCTATGTCTGGTGCACAAGGGTGTctgctcctcctccaccaccttctGTCTACTGGAGTCTGGAGCTGTGGAACGGCTGCTGGGCTGCCTGGAACAGAAAAACCCAGAGGTGGTGGAGGCAGCACTGTCGGCCATTAGCACACTGTTGGATGAGAGAGTGGATGTGGGGGAGAGTGTGAGGGTGCTGGGTGAGGGTGATGCACTGAGCTTTGTGCTGGGGGCCCTGCGGGAGCACAGGGAGGAAGGTGTGCGGCAGAAGTGTTTCTTGGTGATCGAGAGATTCTTGATGAGTGGTGGAGATAGTATTGTAGGAGAGATCGCCGATGACCGGATGGTGCGCGCTGCACTAGTGACTGCTGTTCATAAAGGGAGTGGCAGCACCAAGACGATGGCTGAGAACATACTGAGGTATCTGAACAATATACCCCCACTGAGCTAG
- the LOC135619869 gene encoding putative U-box domain-containing protein 42 isoform X1, with translation MKKVKDQKVVVVESLLAAISEIMSSVASVEIEHQTFMELGCYLHRISPVIMEFRTIENGSPSALQILQSLSAKVKLANNLVAKCSTGAKSIRDDDLKFITEELEEVIRKLGQDLSTIPLPTFQNKKYAEITVQSLSREMKNVCFHINGTGNCITEERKLENSSVEQLVKRKDADLVPSSDEKNKLHSTWSGYMPRLGDFLEGMDYDAWKYASGSIETLSQIAEYSEPLYDTFFCPITKRIMDDPVTIESGITFERTAIAEWLGRFKDVSETITCPATGIKLQSRVLNSNKALRTIIAEWKRRNEVKRIKVAHNVLLLDKSEAMVLDAIRDLNILSQKRGYNREEMHNLGITKLLTSFLEHKNMMVWTEALKLLRLLVEDEEGKVIVANTNALERTTEMLSSNNASVRHESIAFLLELSETETLLENIGSTAGCILTLTTMKYNESAGSLAVEKAEKILKNLEKYPRNIKSMAEYGYLEPLLDHLVSGTEEVQIEMASYLSELILEHDMKTYVAEKASKVLIKMVTTTHTIITQRAAFGALVQISSHPLNNRMLVNAGIIPILIEEMFTCGIYNTYIDFKEQAATILASIAKSTTDLETIQVDKHGHTITSHYSIYNIAHMLKCSKSDKLNINLINILLYMAKIPRHVARVVSVIKETEVSYTLIEQLNSPVEVLVVAAAKLLTELSFHIGHTIAEGLCKTQGQPEGLIKSYDIDQITKKHAISVNLIAKLPHKNLTLNLSLLHQGTVPEIISRMQGILRGETRTTRYTRCYLEGLVGVLVRFTATLFDQEILQMARGQNLTSVFTELLVRTGGSNEVQRLAAAGLENLSSQSVHLSRPPEVPIPSRRRFLSKSFSSSSQEAKKLQRVQLCLVHKGVCSSSTTFCLLESGAVERLLGCLEQKNPEVVEAALSAISTLLDERVDVGESVRVLGEGDALSFVLGALREHREEGVRQKCFLVIERFLMSGGDSIVGEIADDRMVRAALVTAVHKGSGSTKTMAENILRYLNNIPPLS, from the exons atgaaaaagGTCAAAGACCAGAAGGTTGTTGTGGTAGAGTCTCTACTAGCAGCTATTTCAGAGATCATGTCATCAGTAGCTTCTGTGGAGATTGAACATCAAACTTTCATGGAATTGGGATGCTATCTCCATCGCATTTCTCCTGTAATTATGGAGTTTCGGACAATCGAAAATGGCTCTCCGAGTGCCTTACAAATTCTACAATCTTTATCTGCTAAAGTCAAGCTTGCAAATAATCTTGTAGCAAAATGCAGCACAGGAGCTAAGTCAATTAgggatgatgatcttaaattcaTCACTGAAGAGCTGGAAGAAGTTATAAGAAAGCTCGGGCAGGATCTTAGCACCATACCGTTGCCTACTTTTCAGAATAAGAAGTATGCTGAAATCACAGttcaatcactttcaagagagatGAAAAATGTTTGTTTCCACATAAATGGAACTGGAAACTGCATTACAGAAGAACGCAAGTTAGAAAATTCATCTGTAGAACAATTGGTGAAGAGAAAAGATGCAGACCTAGTTCCAAGTTCTGATGAGAAGAATAAATTACACAGTACATGGAGTGGGTATATGCCACGTCTGGGAGATTTTCTTGAAGGCATGGATTATGATGCATGGAAATATGCTAGCGGATCGATTGAGACACTATCACAAATAGCAGAATATAGTGAGCCACTATATGATACATTCTTTTGCCCAATAACAAAGAGAATCATGGATGATCCTGTCACAATTGAAAGTGGCATAACATTTGAAAGAACGGCGATAGCCGAGTGGCTTGGGAGGTTTAAAGATGTTTCAGAGACAATCACTTGTCCAGCAACAGGTATTAAACTGCAAAGCAGAGTTTTAAATAGCAATAAAGCATTAAGGACCATAATAGCTGAATGGAAAAGAAGAAATGAAGTGAAGAGAATCAAGGTTGCTCATAATGTTCTATTATTAGACAAATCAGAGGCCATGGTACTGGATGCAATAAGAGACCTAAACATCTTGAGCCAAAAAAGAGGATACAACAGGGAGGAGATGCACAACCTAGGAATTACAAAGCTACTCACAAGCTTTCTAGAACATAAAAACATGATGGTGTGGACTGAAGCTTTGAAACTTCTACGCTTACTTGTGGAGGACGAAGAGGGAAAG GTTATAGTTGCAAATACCAACGCCCTTGAAAGAACAACTGAGATGCTATCAAGCAATAATGCTTCAGTAAGGCATGAATCAATAGCATTCTTATTGGAACTTTCAGAAACTGAAACTTTGCTGGAAAATATTGGATCTACTGCTGGTTGCATCCTGACACTCACTACCATGAAGTATAACGAGTCCGCTGGTTCTTTAGCTGTGGAGAAAGCAGAAAAAATTCTCAAGAACTTGGAGAAGTATCCAAGGAACATCAAATCCATGGCAGAGTATGGATACTTGGAACCCCTTCTGGACCATCTCGTTTCAG GCACAGAAGAGGTGCAGATAGAGATGGCAAGTTACCTCAGTGAACTAATTCTTGAACATGACATGAAAACCTATGTCGCAGAGAAGGCCTCCAAGGTCTTAATAAAGATGGTCACCACCACACATACCATTATTACACAGAGAGCAGCATTCGGAGCTCTTGTCCAGATCTCATCCCACCCCCTGAACAACCGAATGCTTGTAAATGCTGGCATCATCCCTATCCTGATAGAAGAGATGTTCACTTGTGGAATCTACAACACATACATAGACTTCAAGGAACAAGCTGCTACAATCCTTGCAAGTATAGCCAAATCTACAACTGACCTAGAGACGATCCAAGTCGATAAGCATGGCCACACCATTACCTCACATTACTCCATCTACAACATTGCCCACATGCTGAAATGTTCCAAATCAGATAAGCTCAACATCAACCTTATCAATATCTTGCTCTACATGGCCAAAATCCCCAGACATGTTGCCAGAGTGGTGTCAGTGATCAAAGAGACTGAAGTGAGCTACACGCTCATCGAACAGCTAAATTCCCCGGTGGAAGTGCTCGTCGTTGCTGCAGCGAAGTTACTCACAGAACTGTCATTTCACATTGGCCACACAATAGCAGAAGGTCTCTGCAAGACCCAAGGCCAGCCGGAGGGCCTAATCAAGAGCTACGACATCGATCAAATCACAAAGAAGCACGCAATCTCAGTAAATCTAATTGCGAAGCTGCCGCACAAGAATTTGACACTTAATCTGTCTCTGCTCCATCAAGGCACAGTGCCTGAAATTATAAGCAGAATGCAGGGGATCCTGAGAGGTGAAACCAGAACAACGAGGTACACGAGGTGCTACCTCGAGGGTTTAGTGGGCGTGCTTGTGAGGTTTACAGCCACTCTTTTTGACCAGGAGATCCTTCAAATGGCTCGAGGACAGAACTTGACATCAGTGTTCACAGAGTTGCTGGTTAGGACAGGGGGGAGCAATGAAGTGCAGAGGCTAGCAGCAGCGGGACTTGAGAACCTCTCTTCCCAGTCTGTTCATCTCTCAAGGCCACCAGAGGTGCCGATCCCCAGCAGGAGGAGGTTCTTGTCAAAAAGCTTCAGCTCGAGTTCACAGGAGGCAAAGAAATTACAGAGGGTTCAGCTATGTCTGGTGCACAAGGGTGTctgctcctcctccaccaccttctGTCTACTGGAGTCTGGAGCTGTGGAACGGCTGCTGGGCTGCCTGGAACAGAAAAACCCAGAGGTGGTGGAGGCAGCACTGTCGGCCATTAGCACACTGTTGGATGAGAGAGTGGATGTGGGGGAGAGTGTGAGGGTGCTGGGTGAGGGTGATGCACTGAGCTTTGTGCTGGGGGCCCTGCGGGAGCACAGGGAGGAAGGTGTGCGGCAGAAGTGTTTCTTGGTGATCGAGAGATTCTTGATGAGTGGTGGAGATAGTATTGTAGGAGAGATCGCCGATGACCGGATGGTGCGCGCTGCACTAGTGACTGCTGTTCATAAAGGGAGTGGCAGCACCAAGACGATGGCTGAGAACATACTGAGGTATCTGAACAATATACCCCCACTGAGCTAG
- the LOC135619889 gene encoding flavonol 3-O-glucosyltransferase UGT89B1-like, with the protein MAEGQRRAHILVIPYPAQGHMLPLLDLASLLSDRFRLVVTVAVTQGNLPLLSPLQSRSPAVSTLVLPFPENPSLPRGLENTMFLSRPQFGLLHRALGGLHGPILRWARARPDPPDAVLSDFFVGWTARLAAELGVPRLVFSPSGAFALAVMNSLWRRMPQRSDVDDPNELVAFPSVPGSPVYRWCELSTLWRSYKRGDPVSEFIREGMLANLGSWGLVVNTFSDLEGTYLDHLRNEDLGNPRVWAVGPLAPSHGTASAAERGGPVSVPAEKVAAWLNGCEEGSVVYVAFGSQAMLSPPAAAALAAGLERSGARFVWAARAGTAVPEVFEERAAGRGLVIRGWAPQVAILGHPAVGSFVTHCGWNSVMEAAAAGVALLAWPMGADQFTNAQLLVEAGVGVRVCDGGPTSVPDPDELARAVAESVGEPGRERRERAKAMGTRTMQATTEGGSSYKDLVKLVGELSKLATM; encoded by the coding sequence ATGGCGGAGGGGCAGAGGCGCGCTCACATCCTGGTGATCCCGTACCCGGCGCAAGGCCACATGCTCCCCCTCCTCGACCTCGCCAGCCTCCTCTCTGACCGTTTCCGCCTCGTCGTTACTGTCGCCGTCACCCAGGGCAACCTGCCTCTCCTCTCCCCGCTCCAATCCCGCTCTCCCGCCGTCTCTACCCTCGTCCTTCCCTTCCCAGAAAACCCGTCCCTCCCCCGGGGGCTCGAGAATACTATGTTCCTCTCCCGGCCCCAGTTCGGCCTCCTCCACCGCGCCCTCGGTGGCCTCCACGGCCCCATCCTGCGGTGGGCCCGCGCCCGCCCCGACCCCCCCGACGCCGTCCTCTCCGACTTCTTCGTCGGTTGGACTGCTCGACTTGCAGCCGAGCTGGGAGTTCCCCGCCTCGTCTTCAGCCCCTCCGGCGCCTTCGCCCTTGCCGTCATGAACTCGCTATGGCGCCGGATGCCACAAAGGTCCGACGTTGACGACCCCAACGAGCTCGTCGCCTTCCCTTCCGTTCCAGGGTCGCCCGTTTATCGTTGGTGCGAGCTCTCCACCCTCTGGAGAAGTTACAAACGGGGCGACCCTGTCTCCGAGTTCATCAGAGAGGGGATGCTGGCCAACCTCGGGAGCTGGGGGCTGGTCGTCAACACCTTCTCCGACCTCGAGGGGACGTACTTGGATCATCTGCGCAACGAAGACCTTGGCAACCCGCGGGTCTGGGCGGTGGGGCCCCTGGCGCCGTCCCACGGCACTGCCTCCGCCGCCGAGCGCGGAGGTCCGGTATCGGTCCCGGCAGAGAAGGTGGCTGCGTGGCTGAACGGCTGCGAGGAGGGGTCCGTGGTTTACGTCGCTTTCGGGAGCCAGGCGATGCTGTCGCCGCCTGCGGCGGCGGCTCTGGCGGCGGGACTGGAGAGGAGCGGCGCTAGGTTCGTGTGGGCAGCAAGGGCTGGCACGGCGGTGCCGGAGGTGTTCGAGGAGCGGGCGGCGGGGCGGGGGCTAGTTATCCGGGGGTGGGCGCCGCAGGTGGCGATCTTGGGCCACCCGGCGGTGGGGTCATTCGTGACccactgcgggtggaactcggtGATGGAAGCGGCAGCGGCGGGAGTGGCGCTGCTGGCATGGCCGATGGGGGCGGACCAGTTCACGAACGCGCAGCTGCTGGTGGAGGCCGGGGTCGGGGTGCGGGTGTGCGATGGCGGTCCCACCTCGGTGCCGGACCCAGACGAGCTGGCACGGGCGGTGGCCGAGTCCGTAGGCGAGCCGGGAagggagaggagggagagggCGAAGGCGATGGGAACCAGAACGATGCAAGCGACCACAGAAGGTGGCAGCTCGTACAAGGACCTCGTGAAGCTTGTGGGAGAGCTATCCAAGCTTGCCACGATGTGA